TGCACTTTGTAAGGAAGAAGGGTGACCACGAGCGCCAGCAGAGCGCAGCCAAACCACACCGGCCAATATTTGGGGTGCAGCAGTGAAAGTGAGAAGGTTGGAGGGGTTTGTAATGCCATAACTTATTGTATTTGTGCACTGAGCAGTGCCCAGTATTCTTCAAAATTTTCAGTAGGTTGATAGCGAAAATCGGAGCGAACAAAGCGGTTTAAACTGCCTTCCACCTGGCCCAGCAATTGCGCCGCCAAGATTTTTTCTTCAACCGGGAAGGATTTGCCTTCGCGCAATTTACGCTCACGTAGAATCTGACGCAGTTGGGTTTCGATGCGTTCAAACAGTTGGTTGATGCGATCGCGTAAGCGCTCGTTTTCAAACATCAGTGCATGGCCGGAGAGAATGCGAGTCAATCCTGGGTTACGCTCAGAAAAAGCTAGGATGAGATGAATCACCAAGCGAATGCGCTCCAGCGTGTCTTTTTCTTCATCCAAAATTCGGTTGATGCGTGACATCAGCGCCTCTTCAATGAACTCGATCAAACCTTCGAACATGCGGGCTTTACTTGGGAAATGGCGATAAAGCGCGGCTTCCGACACACCCACCTGTTGAGCCAGTTTCGCTGTGGTAATGCGTGAAGCGCCCTCCGTGGACTCCAGCATCTGAGCCAGCGCCTGGAGGATCTCTTCGCGGCGGTTTGATTTTTTACTGCCAGCCATTGATTAACTTCCTTTTGAATAGACTTTTTCGTCAGCGAGTATATCAGTATGCCAAGTACAAGACAGTAGTTGATGAGCAGGTTTTGTGAGGCCAAAAAGCAAAAAGCTGTACACGCGCGCCTGCTCAACTACTGTGATAGGCTATTTATCCATCAGTCGACGGATTTGATCGAGGATCTCGACGCTCAGCGACGCTTTACTGCTCAGTGGCAAGGCTTTCTCGCCCTCAGACCAGTAGAGTGTGATGGCGTTGTTGCTGCTGTTGAAACCTTGACCTTCAACCGAAACGTCATTGGCACACAACATATCGAGCTTTTTCTTTTCCAGCTTACGTCGCGCATAGGTCTCCACATCGTGAGTTTCTGCCGCAAAGCCCACGGTGAAGGGGCGGTTTTCTGCCATCGCCGAGACGGAGGCAACGATATCGGGATTTTTCACCATGGTAATGGTCATTTCGTCACTGTCGTCGGTTTTCTTCAACTTTTGCTCAGCCACACTGGCTGGGCGATAGTCGGCCACCGCCGCGCAGCTAATAAAAATGTCATGACTGGCCGCTTGAGCCATGACCACGTCATACATCTCTTGCGCACTGTCGACATTGATACGGTTGACGTTGACTGGCGTGGAGAGCGAAACCGGCCCACTGACGAGGGTCACGCTCGCCCCTAGTTGCATGGCTGCTTGCGCCAAAGCAAAGCCCATTTTTCCCGAGCTGTGGTTGGTGATATAGCGCACCGGGTCAATCGCTTCGCGAGT
This Vibrio navarrensis DNA region includes the following protein-coding sequences:
- the slmA gene encoding nucleoid occlusion factor SlmA — encoded protein: MAGSKKSNRREEILQALAQMLESTEGASRITTAKLAQQVGVSEAALYRHFPSKARMFEGLIEFIEEALMSRINRILDEEKDTLERIRLVIHLILAFSERNPGLTRILSGHALMFENERLRDRINQLFERIETQLRQILRERKLREGKSFPVEEKILAAQLLGQVEGSLNRFVRSDFRYQPTENFEEYWALLSAQIQ
- the coaBC gene encoding bifunctional phosphopantothenoylcysteine decarboxylase/phosphopantothenate--cysteine ligase CoaBC, with translation MQTLAGKKILLGISGGIAAYKCADLTRRLKERGAEVQVVMTKAAKEFITPLTMQAVSGRPVSDSLLDPAAEASMGHIELAKWADLVLLAPATADLIARIAAGMGNDLLTTLVLATDAPVAVSPAMNQQMYRNVATQENIATLLRRGMHIWGPAAGEQACGDVGPGRMLEPMQLVELCEQFFQPKPLQDTSILITAGPTREAIDPVRYITNHSSGKMGFALAQAAMQLGASVTLVSGPVSLSTPVNVNRINVDSAQEMYDVVMAQAASHDIFISCAAVADYRPASVAEQKLKKTDDSDEMTITMVKNPDIVASVSAMAENRPFTVGFAAETHDVETYARRKLEKKKLDMLCANDVSVEGQGFNSSNNAITLYWSEGEKALPLSSKASLSVEILDQIRRLMDK